One genomic region from Microcystis panniformis FACHB-1757 encodes:
- a CDS encoding DUF7149 domain-containing protein has translation MKTEIFSPRQALNKAFLRVKPNRSQVEKFQTHLEQLLGSINETESEEFHKNLLADFLKHSYYSPQHFINTKGRNDLVIHNGKESRDSVGVILEVKKPSNKSEMLRRDKLNCKALQELLLYFLRERITEKNLEIKHLIATNIYEWFIFDGNIFERLCAQNQELVRQFNDFETGRLTGKTTDFFYKQIGEPFLNSRLDSLTYTHFDLREYSQTIREDEHNLISLYKIFSPEHLLKLPFANDSNSLDKNFYSELLHIIGLTEIKEGGKKLIQRLQPAARQPGSLLENAISQVESLDKISRLPNPEEFGETEEERLLNIGLELGITWINRILFLKLLEAQIIRYHRGDKSLGFLNLSKIADYDDLNRLFFSVLAKKQSERSKDIQNIYTQVPYLNSSLFEPTELEQSTIVISNLRSENLEIFAGTVLKDSQGKKRTGEINALAYLFEFLNAYDFSSEGGEAIQEDNKTLINASVLGLIFEKINGYKDGSFFTPGFITMYMCRETIRRAVIEKFNQSQGWDCQTIEDVYNRIKDKTAANAIINSLKICDPAVGSGHFLVSALNEIIAIKSELQILVDKEGKTLRDYRVEVVNDELIVTDDDGNLFEYNPRNRESQRVQETLFQEKQRLIEGCLFGVDINPNSVKICRLRLWIELLKNAYYKADNELETLPNIDINIKVGNSLISRFGLSNDLQVFSRKNRLSIESYKDAVRVYRNAEDKSQKREMERLISEIKSSFRQTLQGDNPLKKRLRGLETDLYSLENQILLFEESPKEKKARERKIIQLRNEIDKLRPQLEEIESGKIYHNAFEWRFEFPEVLDDKGNFIGFDVVIGNPPYGVKFKEMEKSFYKTKYPISSQGKIDSFKLFYERAYQLLKSQYYQCYIAPNTFLYNTQSESLRSFLIQNTHIIKAIELRKNIFEDAPDVVTVINISQYIKPKKDSTTSAMVAYPDYKYNNLYDDEWEIIQEIPYSIFINDREKKINLRRKLILDEIINNMNKFRKLGELFQLKQGTKPYGDKENKNTDLLSNNQIDQSWEPAINGRNIASYSIVFENLYVKRSKELHSCLPKEIVDTEKIYFQRMRKISLFPRIVACYDRDGIHGLYTCSVIYKNNLNTVNLDLKYLLGILNSHLINIWYKNFDTDLEIKLVSVKSIPVREISQEQQQPIIALVDQILTAKKSNPKADTSELEKEIDKIVYELYGLSEEEIRIIEGEIK, from the coding sequence CTGTAAAGCATTACAGGAATTACTCCTCTACTTCCTACGGGAAAGAATAACCGAGAAAAACCTAGAGATAAAACACCTGATTGCTACCAATATATATGAGTGGTTTATCTTCGATGGGAATATCTTCGAGAGACTATGCGCACAAAATCAGGAACTTGTCAGACAGTTTAATGACTTTGAGACGGGGAGACTAACGGGAAAAACCACCGACTTCTTCTACAAACAGATAGGGGAACCTTTCCTTAACTCCAGACTCGATTCCCTGACATACACCCATTTTGACTTGCGGGAATACTCCCAAACCATCCGGGAGGACGAACATAACCTCATCAGTCTCTATAAAATCTTTTCTCCCGAACACCTCTTAAAACTCCCCTTTGCGAACGATAGCAACAGTCTCGACAAAAACTTTTATAGTGAACTGCTGCATATCATCGGATTGACAGAGATAAAAGAGGGAGGAAAAAAACTCATCCAACGTCTGCAACCGGCAGCGCGTCAACCCGGTTCGCTGCTAGAGAACGCTATCAGTCAAGTGGAGAGTTTAGATAAAATCTCTCGTTTACCCAATCCCGAAGAATTTGGGGAGACGGAAGAGGAGAGACTATTGAATATCGGTTTAGAGTTGGGGATAACCTGGATAAATAGAATCCTCTTCCTCAAACTATTAGAAGCGCAGATAATTAGGTATCATCGGGGGGATAAATCCCTAGGGTTTCTCAATTTAAGCAAAATTGCCGACTATGACGACTTAAATCGCTTATTTTTCAGCGTTTTAGCCAAAAAACAGTCAGAAAGAAGCAAAGACATCCAGAATATCTATACTCAGGTTCCCTATCTCAACAGTTCCCTATTTGAACCGACGGAATTAGAACAATCAACCATAGTTATCAGTAACCTGCGTTCGGAGAATTTAGAGATTTTTGCGGGAACAGTCTTAAAGGATAGTCAGGGGAAAAAGCGAACAGGAGAAATCAACGCTTTAGCATACCTATTCGAGTTTCTCAATGCCTACGATTTTAGCAGCGAAGGTGGGGAAGCGATACAGGAGGATAACAAGACTCTTATCAATGCGTCGGTGTTGGGATTAATCTTCGAGAAAATCAACGGATATAAGGATGGTTCCTTTTTCACCCCCGGTTTCATCACTATGTATATGTGTCGGGAAACGATTCGACGCGCAGTGATAGAGAAATTTAACCAGAGTCAGGGATGGGATTGTCAGACTATCGAGGATGTATATAACCGCATCAAAGATAAAACGGCAGCCAATGCTATTATCAATAGTCTCAAAATTTGTGATCCTGCGGTGGGTTCGGGACATTTTCTTGTTTCTGCTTTGAACGAGATAATCGCAATTAAGAGTGAGTTACAGATTTTAGTGGATAAAGAGGGGAAAACTCTCAGGGATTATCGGGTTGAGGTGGTGAACGATGAGTTAATCGTCACCGATGATGACGGTAATCTGTTTGAGTATAATCCCCGCAACCGAGAAAGTCAGCGCGTACAGGAGACTTTATTTCAGGAAAAACAGCGTCTGATTGAGGGGTGTCTCTTTGGAGTTGATATCAATCCCAACTCGGTGAAAATCTGTCGGTTGCGTTTATGGATTGAGTTACTCAAGAATGCTTACTACAAAGCAGATAACGAGTTAGAGACGTTACCGAATATCGATATTAATATCAAGGTTGGCAATTCTCTGATTAGTCGCTTTGGGTTATCCAATGATTTACAAGTCTTTTCCCGCAAAAATCGTTTAAGTATCGAGAGTTATAAGGATGCGGTGAGAGTCTATCGCAACGCGGAGGATAAATCGCAAAAGCGCGAGATGGAGAGATTGATAAGTGAGATTAAGAGTAGTTTTCGTCAGACTTTACAGGGAGATAATCCTCTGAAAAAGCGCTTGCGCGGTTTGGAAACGGATTTATATAGTCTAGAGAATCAAATTTTGTTATTTGAGGAGTCACCCAAGGAAAAGAAAGCGCGGGAAAGGAAGATTATTCAGTTAAGGAATGAGATTGATAAGTTACGTCCGCAACTGGAGGAGATTGAAAGCGGTAAGATTTATCATAATGCTTTTGAATGGCGCTTCGAGTTCCCCGAAGTTCTAGATGATAAGGGGAATTTTATCGGTTTTGATGTGGTAATTGGTAATCCTCCTTATGGAGTGAAATTCAAGGAAATGGAAAAGAGTTTTTATAAAACAAAATATCCTATTTCGAGTCAAGGGAAAATCGATTCTTTTAAATTATTTTATGAAAGAGCTTATCAACTTTTAAAATCTCAATACTATCAATGCTATATTGCTCCTAATACATTTCTTTATAACACTCAATCTGAATCTCTAAGAAGTTTTCTTATTCAAAATACACATATTATTAAAGCTATTGAGTTGAGAAAGAATATTTTTGAAGATGCTCCTGATGTAGTCACTGTAATAAATATTTCCCAATATATTAAACCGAAAAAAGACTCAACTACTTCTGCGATGGTTGCCTATCCAGATTATAAATATAATAATCTATATGATGATGAATGGGAAATTATTCAAGAAATACCATACTCAATTTTTATAAATGATAGAGAGAAGAAAATTAATCTCAGAAGAAAACTTATATTAGATGAAATTATAAACAATATGAACAAATTTAGAAAATTAGGCGAGCTTTTTCAACTGAAACAAGGTACAAAACCCTATGGAGATAAGGAAAATAAAAATACTGACCTATTATCTAATAATCAAATAGATCAAAGCTGGGAACCAGCAATTAATGGAAGAAATATTGCTTCCTATAGTATAGTATTTGAAAACTTATACGTTAAGAGAAGCAAAGAATTACATAGTTGTTTGCCAAAAGAAATAGTAGATACTGAAAAAATTTATTTTCAGAGAATGCGAAAAATATCATTATTTCCTAGAATAGTTGCTTGTTATGATAGGGATGGAATTCATGGATTATATACTTGTTCTGTTATTTATAAGAACAATTTAAATACGGTAAATTTAGATTTAAAGTATTTATTGGGAATTTTAAATTCTCATTTAATAAATATTTGGTATAAAAATTTTGATACTGATCTAGAAATAAAGCTTGTCTCGGTAAAAAGTATTCCAGTAAGAGAAATTAGTCAAGAACAACAGCAACCTATAATTGCACTTGTAGATCAAATTCTCACGGCTAAAAAATCTAATCCCAAAGCTGACACCAGCGAGTTAGAAAAAGAGATTGACAAAATAGTGTATGAATTGTATGGATTAAGCGAGGAGGAAATCAGGATAATAGAGGGAGAAATCAAATAA